Part of the Jatrophihabitans sp. GAS493 genome, GAGGCGCTGGGCTTAGCTGATCAGACCGAAATCATCACCACGACCCTGAGCCGCACCGGTGGGGTACTGGACGTCGGACGAACGAAACGCTGCGCCACCCCCACGATGCGGCTGGCGTTGTTCGCCCGCGACCGTGGCTGCTGTTTCCCCGGCTGCACCATGCCCGCGACCTGGACGCAGGCCCACCACGTCACACCCTGGCAAGACGGCGGCATCACCGCAGTGACCAACACCTGCCTGCTCTGCGGATTCCACCACCGGACATTCCAGAAAATGGGCTGGCAGGTCTACATCAACGACGGCATCCCCTACTGGATCCCACCACCCTGGATCGACCCACACCAACAACCCACCCGAAACACCCAACACCACCCACCCCCCATACCGATCGACTCTGCGCCTATCCGCGCGGACCGCGACGACGGACCGTCGTCTGGCGAGGCGGTGGATCGACACGACGTCGGTGGAGGACTCCAATGATTGGTGGGTTGCGCTCAGACGGGAGCCGAAGAGCAGGTCACCAAATGGCTCGGATGTCGGCGACGTCAATCGTTTCTGTGGGGTGCTGGGGCATGTTCAGGCCTCGACGGGAAGGATGTCGCCGACTCCCTCCGTCTGCGACGGTGTTGTCGCGGCATCCGGGCTCTCGGGAGCGCTGGGGGCAGTTGGGGCAGCGGCGGCGGCAGCGGCGACGGAGGCACGGAGTGTGGCCAGCCGGGCCTTGGAGGGGAAGAACACCGCCGCGAGGACGCCGCCAACAGCGAAGATCAACGCCGACACCCGGAAAACCGCGGCATAGCCATGCGTTGCCGCCGCGGCATCGAAACCACTGACCAGTCCATGTTCAGTCGCGTAAGAGGCAGTGACCGAGGCGGCGATGGTGCTCATTACCGCAGTCCCGATCGATCCGCCGACCTGCTGCATCGTGCTCACCAGGGCCGCCGCAACGCCGGAGTCCTGCGGCTGCACGCCGGCGGTGGCGGTGTTCATCGACGGGGCCATGACCATCCCCATCGCGAAGCCCATCAGGATCAGGGCCGGGAGTACACCACCCACGTAGGAGGACTCAACGTCGATACGGCTCAAGTAACCCAGGCCGAGGAAGCCGAGCGCCATGCCAATCGTGATGACCACCCGTGGTCCGAACCGCGGGAGGGTAACAATGTTCGAGGTATTCGAGCTGATCATGATGCAGATGATCATCGGCAGGAAGGCGAGTCCGGAGGTCACCGGGCTGAAGTGCTTAACCACCTGCAGGTAATAAGTCAGGAAGAGGAAGAGGCCGAACATCGCGGTGCCGGCGATCCCGACGGCCGCGAATGCCATGCCGCGCGACCGGTCACGCACGACGCGCAAGGGAAGCAGCGGATGAGCGACCCGCTGCTCGACCAGGACGAAGGCGACCAACAGCGCCGCACCGATCACCAACGACAGGATCGTCGCCGTCGAATCCCAGCCATGGGTCTCCGCCTGCGAGCACCCGAGGACGAGTCCGAAGAGCCCACCGCCGGCGAGAATCGCGCCGATCACATCAATCCGCGGGTGTACCGGCGGCTTAGCCTCGACCATGTAGACCACCGCTCCGATGAAGGCGGCCGCTGCAAAGACGACATTGACGTACATGCACCACCGCCACGAGAGATACTCGGTGAGGATGCCGCCCAGGATCAGACCAACCGCTCCACCACCAACCGCGACAGTGCCGAAGACGCCGAACGCCTTGCCGCGTTCCTTCGGATCGCG contains:
- a CDS encoding MFS transporter: MPNNISTQSPETNSRNRWLVLVVVSIAQLMVVLDATVVNIALPSAQADLGFEDSQRQWIVTAYALAFGSLLLLGGRIGDLVGRKRTFLIALVAFAAASALGGAAPSFAVLVTARALQGAAGALLAPAALSTLVTTFRDPKERGKAFGVFGTVAVGGGAVGLILGGILTEYLSWRWCMYVNVVFAAAAFIGAVVYMVEAKPPVHPRIDVIGAILAGGGLFGLVLGCSQAETHGWDSTATILSLVIGAALLVAFVLVEQRVAHPLLPLRVVRDRSRGMAFAAVGIAGTAMFGLFLFLTYYLQVVKHFSPVTSGLAFLPMIICIMISSNTSNIVTLPRFGPRVVITIGMALGFLGLGYLSRIDVESSYVGGVLPALILMGFAMGMVMAPSMNTATAGVQPQDSGVAAALVSTMQQVGGSIGTAVMSTIAASVTASYATEHGLVSGFDAAAATHGYAAVFRVSALIFAVGGVLAAVFFPSKARLATLRASVAAAAAAAPTAPSAPESPDAATTPSQTEGVGDILPVEA